A region of Thiofilum sp. DNA encodes the following proteins:
- the dsrO gene encoding sulfate reduction electron transfer complex DsrMKJOP subunit DsrO has product MTSNQVNEYRRRFMAGLGLAAGATLAPNFILRSAQAADVVARPDNEPASSAKRWGMLIDANRLTDGGASMVEACKREHGWGNDPQASAEQQPQWMRVVKVTDKHTKHSFTLPVMCQHCENPPCVDVCPTGASMKRADGIVYVNKHTCIGCRYCMMACPYKARSFVHEPLKDQKPHSPRGMGTVESCNLCVHRIDKGQLPACVEAAPHAVIFGDLNDPESRISQALKALGGTQIRADLGLNTGVRYLNI; this is encoded by the coding sequence ATGACTAGCAATCAAGTCAATGAATACCGCCGCCGTTTTATGGCTGGTTTAGGATTAGCGGCAGGTGCTACTTTAGCCCCTAATTTCATCTTGCGCAGTGCTCAAGCGGCTGACGTGGTAGCTCGTCCTGACAATGAGCCAGCCAGTAGTGCCAAGCGTTGGGGAATGCTGATTGATGCTAATCGTCTCACCGATGGTGGTGCGTCAATGGTAGAAGCTTGTAAGCGCGAGCATGGTTGGGGTAATGACCCTCAAGCCAGTGCCGAGCAACAGCCGCAATGGATGCGCGTGGTAAAAGTGACCGATAAGCATACTAAACATTCTTTCACCTTACCGGTTATGTGCCAGCACTGTGAAAATCCTCCCTGTGTGGATGTATGTCCTACCGGAGCTTCCATGAAGCGGGCGGACGGTATTGTGTATGTGAATAAGCATACTTGTATTGGTTGTCGTTATTGCATGATGGCTTGCCCCTATAAAGCACGTAGCTTTGTGCATGAACCCCTAAAAGATCAAAAGCCACACTCGCCACGCGGTATGGGTACAGTAGAGTCTTGCAATCTGTGTGTACACCGCATTGATAAGGGACAACTACCCGCCTGTGTTGAAGCCGCCCCTCACGCAGTGATTTTTGGTGACTTGAATGATCCAGAAAGTCGGATTAGCCAAGCCTTGAAAGCATTAGGTGGAACACAAATTCGTGCTGATCTCGGTTTAAATACTGGCGTGCGCTACCTAAATATCTAG
- a CDS encoding NAD(P)-binding protein codes for MATAPDDSRLKGHTFRRFEDGDHTWDSMHDKIFVADTSHKCPTYVHKTPPCQGSCPSGEDIRGWLQIVRGIEKPPVGMTMQEYAFRRSTDANPFPSMMGRVCPAPCQTGCNRNDVDDFVGINAVEQYIGDTAIAQGFKFETPPALSGKRVAIIGGGPAGMAAAYQLRRLGHASTIFEQHPELGGMMRYGIPGYRVPRDKLGAEVQRILDLGDIEVRCNTKVGQDITVEQLEQEYDAILWALGCWNGRGLFVDKFAETPNCISAVDFLEAFNKGTMKYTAPRIVCVGGGDTSIDVVSVSRRIGTLANYTENPEDAATGKLVHAEEPAQKVPAQVTLTTLFKLDQMTAAEHEVQDALKEGVTILTEVMPKEIVFGPDGRAIGLKVVECVVKGNMPQAKECGVETIIEADLIVSAIGQFGRLDGVEALNNGRNLINADSTYQVPGKPKHFAAGDIVRPHLLTTAIGQGSIVAETINQFLNAQEIAKRPKVDKHHFDLMQKLQEVGLEPAAYDGAKAPDLRGTSSMNYAVHNYEDRAKSVIVPSRDLFLGHFKAEARKLRSEDVPTAEQVLGHFAERINPLIEDDAVAEAKRCMSCGMCFECDNCVIYCPQDAVYRVPKKQATTGRYVATDYSRCIGCHICADVCPTGYIEMGMGE; via the coding sequence ATGGCAACAGCACCTGACGACAGCCGTTTAAAAGGGCATACTTTCCGCCGCTTTGAAGATGGCGACCATACTTGGGATAGTATGCACGATAAAATTTTCGTAGCGGATACTTCACATAAGTGTCCTACCTATGTGCATAAAACTCCACCTTGCCAAGGAAGTTGCCCCTCTGGTGAGGATATTCGCGGTTGGTTGCAAATTGTGCGTGGTATTGAAAAGCCTCCAGTAGGTATGACCATGCAGGAGTATGCATTCCGTCGTTCTACCGATGCTAATCCTTTCCCTTCAATGATGGGTCGCGTCTGTCCAGCACCGTGTCAAACAGGTTGTAACCGTAATGATGTGGATGATTTCGTTGGCATTAATGCGGTAGAACAATACATCGGTGATACCGCGATTGCGCAAGGTTTCAAATTTGAAACCCCACCGGCTTTATCAGGCAAGCGAGTAGCGATCATTGGTGGTGGCCCTGCGGGGATGGCGGCGGCTTATCAATTACGGCGTTTGGGCCATGCTTCGACTATTTTTGAACAGCATCCAGAATTGGGCGGCATGATGCGCTACGGTATTCCGGGCTATCGTGTACCACGCGACAAATTAGGGGCTGAGGTTCAACGTATTTTAGATCTTGGCGATATTGAAGTACGTTGCAATACTAAAGTGGGTCAAGACATTACGGTTGAGCAATTAGAGCAAGAATACGATGCGATTCTATGGGCACTAGGTTGCTGGAATGGTCGTGGTCTATTCGTAGATAAATTTGCTGAAACGCCTAACTGCATTTCAGCGGTCGATTTCTTAGAAGCCTTTAATAAAGGTACCATGAAATATACCGCTCCACGCATTGTGTGCGTCGGTGGCGGCGATACCTCGATTGACGTGGTATCGGTATCACGCCGTATTGGTACTTTAGCGAACTACACTGAAAATCCAGAAGATGCTGCCACAGGTAAATTGGTACATGCTGAAGAGCCTGCACAAAAAGTCCCCGCTCAGGTGACTTTAACCACTTTATTTAAGCTGGATCAGATGACGGCTGCCGAGCATGAAGTACAGGACGCACTCAAAGAAGGGGTTACTATTCTTACTGAAGTCATGCCTAAAGAAATCGTGTTTGGTCCTGATGGTCGTGCGATTGGTTTGAAAGTAGTGGAGTGTGTGGTTAAAGGTAATATGCCACAAGCCAAAGAATGTGGTGTTGAGACCATTATCGAAGCTGATTTGATCGTGTCTGCAATTGGTCAATTTGGACGCTTAGATGGTGTGGAAGCCTTAAATAATGGTCGTAATCTGATTAATGCTGATTCGACTTATCAAGTCCCCGGTAAGCCTAAGCATTTTGCTGCTGGTGATATTGTACGTCCGCACTTATTAACCACGGCGATTGGTCAAGGCTCAATCGTGGCTGAAACCATTAATCAGTTTTTGAATGCTCAAGAAATTGCTAAGCGCCCCAAGGTTGACAAGCATCACTTTGACCTCATGCAAAAACTGCAAGAAGTGGGTTTAGAACCAGCCGCTTATGATGGTGCCAAAGCACCTGATTTGCGTGGTACATCTAGTATGAACTATGCCGTTCATAACTACGAAGATCGCGCTAAGAGTGTGATTGTACCGTCTCGTGATCTGTTCTTAGGGCATTTTAAGGCTGAAGCACGCAAGTTGCGCTCCGAAGATGTACCAACTGCCGAGCAGGTATTGGGGCATTTTGCTGAGCGGATTAATCCTTTAATCGAAGACGATGCAGTTGCTGAAGCTAAGCGTTGCATGAGCTGTGGTATGTGTTTTGAGTGTGATAACTGTGTGATCTATTGCCCTCAAGATGCGGTCTATCGTGTACCTAAAAAGCAAGCGACTACAGGTCGTTATGTAGCAACGGATTATAGCCGTTGTATTGGTTGTCATATCTGCGCCGATGTTTGCCCCACTGGCTACATTGAAATGGGCATGGGTGAATAA
- the dsrK gene encoding sulfate reduction electron transfer complex DsrMKJOP subunit DsrK, translating into MADYEVPKLTGAGYVEVPAIEPGSMAGKGPFVAKPDFQKALHFPSDFNKGQGEGERYELVPDWKNKALAKLDDLRHRYRSLQLYLDICVKCGACTDKCHYFIGTKDPNNMPVARQDLLRKVYRRYFTFAGKHFPKLVGAVDLTEEVVEEWYNYYHQCSQCRRCSVFCPYGIDTAEVSMAGREILDHIGRGSKYNNEIISKVFKIGNNLGLPGMALADTLEGLEEDVEADTGIKVRFPLDEEGAEVLLVTPSADFFAEPHVDGLMGYAKVFHEAGISWTLSSYASEGANFGMFIGSYENMRRIALRIREAAIKLKVKRIVFGECGHAWRVAYSFLNTLAGPFDFLDPKYPVPQHILEVTWGLIQDGKLVLDKTANDDKVLTFHDSCNVARGSRMGDKPGGQFEYPRNVIKAVCNHFVDMPADTIHDATFCCGGGGGLLTDDLMELRVKGAQPRMEALKYVTNEHGVTHMAAICAICKSQFTKVIPYYGFKMDQIVSVHQLVSNALVLQRQVSVQARPDDEDEDEDGDED; encoded by the coding sequence ATGGCTGATTACGAAGTTCCTAAACTTACAGGTGCTGGCTATGTTGAAGTACCGGCTATTGAGCCGGGCAGTATGGCAGGCAAAGGCCCATTCGTTGCCAAACCTGATTTCCAAAAAGCCTTACATTTTCCGTCCGACTTTAATAAGGGGCAGGGTGAAGGTGAGCGCTATGAGTTAGTGCCAGACTGGAAAAACAAAGCCCTAGCCAAACTGGATGACTTACGTCACCGTTATCGCTCGCTGCAATTGTATTTAGATATTTGTGTGAAATGTGGCGCGTGTACTGATAAGTGCCATTATTTTATCGGTACTAAAGACCCTAATAATATGCCAGTAGCACGGCAGGATTTATTACGTAAGGTTTATCGGCGCTATTTTACCTTTGCAGGAAAGCACTTCCCTAAATTAGTGGGCGCTGTGGATCTGACAGAGGAAGTGGTGGAGGAATGGTATAACTACTACCATCAATGCTCTCAATGTCGGCGTTGTTCAGTATTCTGCCCCTATGGTATTGATACGGCTGAAGTATCAATGGCAGGACGCGAGATTCTCGATCATATCGGACGCGGCTCTAAATACAATAACGAGATTATTAGTAAAGTATTCAAGATCGGTAATAACTTAGGTCTGCCCGGTATGGCATTAGCCGATACGCTAGAAGGGCTTGAGGAAGATGTTGAAGCCGATACCGGTATTAAAGTGCGCTTTCCACTCGATGAAGAGGGAGCTGAAGTCCTACTGGTTACACCTTCTGCTGACTTCTTTGCCGAGCCTCATGTGGATGGCTTAATGGGTTATGCCAAAGTATTCCACGAGGCAGGGATTAGCTGGACGCTCAGCTCCTATGCTTCTGAAGGTGCTAACTTTGGGATGTTCATTGGTTCTTACGAAAATATGCGCCGTATTGCGCTGCGTATTCGTGAGGCGGCGATTAAATTAAAGGTAAAACGCATTGTATTTGGTGAGTGTGGTCATGCGTGGCGTGTGGCGTATAGCTTCCTCAATACTTTAGCAGGGCCTTTTGACTTCCTAGACCCCAAATATCCCGTACCTCAACACATTTTAGAAGTGACGTGGGGCTTGATCCAAGACGGCAAGCTAGTCCTCGATAAAACCGCAAATGATGACAAAGTTCTGACCTTCCATGACTCGTGTAATGTGGCTCGTGGATCACGGATGGGTGACAAACCCGGCGGACAGTTCGAGTACCCTCGTAATGTGATTAAAGCCGTTTGTAATCATTTTGTGGATATGCCCGCTGATACCATTCACGACGCTACCTTCTGCTGTGGTGGCGGTGGGGGCTTATTGACAGATGATTTGATGGAGTTACGGGTCAAGGGTGCACAGCCACGTATGGAGGCTTTGAAATACGTCACTAATGAACATGGCGTAACCCATATGGCGGCGATTTGCGCGATCTGTAAATCCCAGTTTACCAAAGTCATTCCGTATTATGGTTTTAAGATGGATCAGATTGTCAGTGTCCATCAATTAGTAAGTAATGCACTTGTCCTACAACGCCAAGTGTCGGTTCAGGCGCGTCCTGATGATGAAGATGAGGATGAAGACGGTGATGAGGATTGA
- a CDS encoding respiratory nitrate reductase subunit gamma, with translation MTFVSLLYGLLFYFATFILIGGVARKIHQYWTTPAPLKIPTTPAPVTQKGVVWRMFREVVFFESLFRSNKTIWLFAFLFHMALWLVLLRHSRYFVETGFFLNFIQPFGKYASFAMVLGLAGLWIRRVIVDRVRYISSPSDHLMLALLMGIALSGMMMTFVAHTDIMQVKAFFRGLMFFDWHNLPASPLLLVHLLLVAILMIIFPISKLLHAPGVFFSPTRNQVDNPREKRHVAPWALELEKHNKIYLDEVKHG, from the coding sequence GTGACTTTCGTAAGTTTGCTTTACGGATTGTTGTTTTATTTTGCCACTTTTATTCTGATCGGCGGAGTGGCACGCAAAATCCACCAATATTGGACAACGCCTGCTCCATTAAAAATACCGACTACACCTGCACCTGTTACGCAAAAAGGCGTGGTTTGGCGTATGTTCCGTGAAGTAGTATTTTTTGAAAGCTTATTCCGTTCCAATAAAACCATTTGGTTATTTGCTTTTCTCTTCCATATGGCGTTGTGGTTAGTGTTATTACGCCATAGTCGTTATTTTGTAGAAACAGGTTTTTTCCTCAACTTCATTCAGCCTTTTGGTAAATATGCCAGCTTTGCTATGGTACTGGGTTTAGCAGGGTTATGGATTAGACGCGTTATAGTCGACCGTGTGCGCTATATCTCGTCTCCCTCAGATCATCTAATGCTAGCTTTGCTCATGGGTATTGCTTTGAGTGGCATGATGATGACCTTTGTAGCTCACACTGACATTATGCAGGTGAAAGCATTCTTTAGAGGTTTAATGTTCTTTGATTGGCATAATCTGCCAGCATCACCGCTTTTATTAGTGCACTTATTATTAGTAGCTATTTTAATGATTATTTTCCCCATCAGTAAGTTACTGCATGCACCGGGTGTCTTCTTTAGCCCTACTCGTAATCAAGTCGATAATCCGCGTGAAAAGCGCCATGTTGCACCGTGGGCATTAGAGCTAGAAAAGCACAACAAAATTTATTTGGATGAGGTTAAACATGGCTGA
- a CDS encoding TusE/DsrC/DsvC family sulfur relay protein yields the protein MALEIGGKSIATDEEGYLENLNDWTPEVATAMAQAEEQPVTLTDEHWEIINFLREYYDEYQIAPAVRVLTKAVGKRLGADKGNSKYLYSLFPYGPGKQACKYAGLPKPTGCV from the coding sequence ATGGCACTGGAAATCGGCGGTAAATCTATCGCAACAGATGAAGAAGGTTACTTAGAAAACTTAAACGATTGGACTCCTGAAGTGGCTACTGCAATGGCTCAGGCAGAAGAGCAACCGGTTACTTTAACGGATGAGCACTGGGAAATTATCAATTTCTTACGTGAATACTATGACGAGTATCAAATTGCTCCCGCAGTACGTGTTCTAACTAAAGCGGTTGGCAAGCGTTTAGGTGCAGATAAAGGTAACTCTAAATACTTATATAGCCTCTTCCCCTATGGCCCTGGCAAACAAGCTTGTAAATATGCAGGTCTGCCAAAACCTACTGGCTGCGTTTAA
- the tusB gene encoding sulfurtransferase complex subunit TusB yields the protein MSMLHIVNKSPFERNAVASCLSHASEGDAVLLIEDAVIGAVAGSQAATLLTSALTTKAIYVLGEDLAARGIEQSRLAQGLQVVDYSGFVDLTVQHDKTQSWL from the coding sequence ATGTCGATGTTACATATTGTGAATAAATCGCCGTTTGAGCGTAATGCCGTAGCAAGTTGCTTGAGTCACGCTTCAGAAGGCGATGCCGTATTATTGATTGAAGATGCGGTGATTGGTGCAGTAGCAGGGTCACAAGCTGCTACTTTACTAACGTCAGCTTTAACCACCAAAGCAATCTACGTGTTGGGTGAGGATCTTGCCGCGCGTGGTATTGAACAGAGTCGTTTAGCTCAAGGTTTACAAGTTGTTGATTATAGCGGCTTTGTAGATTTAACGGTCCAACACGACAAAACCCAAAGCTGGCTATAA
- the tusC gene encoding sulfurtransferase complex subunit TusC, which produces MATKKFMYVNRKAPYGTVYALESLEVVLIAAAFEQEVTLAFVDDGVYQIIKDQKPKAIGMKNFSPTYKALGDYDIKQLYVERESLEERGLTEDDLMELTYEDEDDDWAEKSSLSIISRAEMAELMAAQDVTFSF; this is translated from the coding sequence ATGGCAACTAAAAAGTTTATGTATGTGAATCGTAAAGCTCCTTACGGCACGGTATATGCGCTCGAATCATTAGAAGTGGTATTGATTGCTGCTGCTTTTGAGCAAGAAGTCACACTCGCATTCGTGGATGATGGAGTTTATCAGATTATTAAAGACCAAAAGCCTAAAGCGATTGGTATGAAAAACTTCTCACCCACTTATAAAGCATTAGGTGATTATGACATTAAACAACTTTACGTTGAGCGCGAGTCTTTAGAAGAGCGTGGTCTAACGGAGGACGATTTAATGGAGTTGACCTACGAAGATGAGGACGATGATTGGGCAGAGAAATCATCCCTCAGCATTATTAGCCGAGCTGAAATGGCTGAACTCATGGCAGCTCAAGACGTGACTTTTAGCTTCTAA
- the tusD gene encoding sulfurtransferase complex subunit TusD yields MKYTLMVNEGPYQHQSSDTAYQFAKAALAKGHEIFRVFFYHDGVNNGSRLSVPPKDDRLVQKQWSELAQQHGIDMVICIAAAQRRGLMDASEAKRQGLDADNIAPGFRISGLGQLIEGSIESDRTIVFGD; encoded by the coding sequence ATGAAATATACGCTTATGGTGAATGAAGGCCCTTATCAGCATCAATCGTCTGATACCGCCTATCAATTTGCTAAGGCTGCTTTAGCCAAAGGACATGAGATTTTCCGTGTCTTTTTCTATCACGATGGGGTTAATAATGGCTCGCGTTTAAGCGTGCCTCCCAAAGATGATCGCTTAGTGCAAAAGCAATGGTCTGAACTAGCTCAACAACACGGCATTGATATGGTGATTTGTATTGCCGCTGCGCAACGTCGTGGTTTGATGGATGCTAGTGAAGCTAAACGTCAAGGCTTAGATGCTGACAATATTGCTCCGGGCTTTCGTATTTCGGGCTTAGGGCAATTGATTGAAGGTAGTATCGAGTCTGATCGTACTATCGTGTTTGGGGATTAA
- the dsrB gene encoding dissimilatory-type sulfite reductase subunit beta, whose amino-acid sequence MSAPKMRDPIESGCPDGFQYMHPVMRRNYGQWLYHEDPRPGVLVHVARSGEKIWTVRAGTQRILDVFTLRKLMDIGDQFADGYVRFTIRSNIEYMVADGAKVEPLVKALEDAGFPVGGTRNSVTTLSHTQGWLHCDIPGTDASGVVKAMMDELIGEFKSWSMPNRVHITTSCCQINCGGQGDIAINVQHVKPPKINHALVGNICERPSVVARCPVAAIRPAMVDGKPSLEVDEKKCICCGACYPPCPPMQINDHQYTQLAIWIGGNHSNARGKPTFQRLVAAGIPNNPPRWPEATAIVKKILKCYKEGARDWERMNEWVERIGWPRFFEVTGLPFTKYHIDNWRGARNNLNSSTHIRF is encoded by the coding sequence ATGTCAGCCCCAAAAATGCGTGATCCCATCGAATCAGGTTGCCCCGATGGTTTCCAATACATGCACCCCGTGATGCGCCGTAACTATGGTCAATGGTTGTATCATGAAGACCCCCGTCCGGGTGTGCTCGTGCATGTAGCGCGTAGCGGTGAAAAAATTTGGACAGTGCGTGCCGGTACTCAGCGTATCCTCGATGTGTTTACTTTACGTAAACTGATGGATATTGGTGATCAATTCGCTGATGGTTATGTACGTTTTACTATTCGTTCCAATATTGAATATATGGTAGCGGATGGTGCAAAAGTTGAGCCTTTAGTCAAAGCATTAGAAGATGCGGGTTTCCCTGTAGGCGGTACACGTAACTCAGTGACTACTTTGTCACACACTCAAGGCTGGTTACACTGTGATATTCCGGGTACGGATGCCTCCGGTGTGGTTAAAGCTATGATGGATGAGCTGATTGGCGAATTCAAATCATGGAGTATGCCTAATCGTGTGCATATCACCACTTCATGCTGCCAAATCAACTGCGGTGGTCAAGGTGATATTGCGATTAACGTCCAACACGTTAAGCCACCAAAAATCAACCACGCTCTAGTAGGCAATATTTGCGAACGTCCTTCAGTGGTGGCGCGTTGTCCTGTCGCGGCGATTCGTCCTGCGATGGTCGATGGTAAGCCTTCGCTTGAGGTTGATGAGAAAAAATGTATTTGCTGTGGTGCATGCTATCCTCCTTGCCCACCCATGCAAATCAATGATCATCAATACACTCAATTAGCTATTTGGATTGGGGGTAATCACTCGAATGCTCGTGGTAAGCCTACTTTCCAACGCTTAGTGGCGGCGGGTATTCCCAACAATCCACCTCGTTGGCCAGAAGCTACCGCCATCGTGAAGAAAATCCTCAAGTGCTACAAAGAAGGCGCTCGTGATTGGGAACGGATGAATGAATGGGTTGAGCGTATTGGCTGGCCACGTTTCTTTGAAGTGACGGGTTTACCGTTTACTAAGTACCACATTGATAACTGGCGTGGTGCACGTAATAACTTAAACTCTTCCACTCACATTCGTTTCTAA
- the dsrA gene encoding dissimilatory-type sulfite reductase subunit alpha, whose amino-acid sequence MASKHYPTPMLDVLEEGPWPSFISGFKALRDNHPSERIRNTINGLLGQLEHSYETRMGYWKGGTISVFGYGGGIIPRFSEVGHMFPESKEFHTLRVQPPAGNYYTTDMLRQLADSWEKWGSGLQTFHGQTGNIMFIGADSKNYQHFFDEINEYGWDLGGAGPCVRTGMSCVGAARCEMSNCNEQAIHRHLLNNFTDDVHRPALPYKFKFKVSGCPNDCQNSIERADFAVIGTWRDDMKINQEEVKNTIMKKAAEIGKEGDRSAGRQYMFDNVISRCPTGAIKLNDDDTITVDNSNCVRCMHCLNVMPKALQVGDDKGVTILMGGKRTLKIGDLMGTVVVPFMKLETEEDYERIVEMAQNVIDFWAENGLEHERCGEMIERIGLVNFLEGVGIDPDPNMIKQPRNVSYVRMDGWDEAAEEWFNRKRAEKSAA is encoded by the coding sequence ATGGCATCTAAACACTATCCAACCCCGATGCTTGATGTATTGGAAGAGGGTCCGTGGCCCAGTTTTATTAGTGGCTTTAAAGCATTGCGTGATAATCACCCTAGTGAGCGCATCCGCAATACGATTAATGGTTTATTGGGGCAGTTAGAGCACTCATACGAAACGCGTATGGGCTATTGGAAGGGCGGTACGATTTCAGTATTCGGTTATGGCGGTGGTATTATTCCGCGCTTCTCTGAAGTCGGTCATATGTTCCCTGAATCTAAAGAGTTCCATACCTTACGCGTGCAGCCTCCTGCGGGTAACTACTACACCACAGACATGTTACGCCAACTCGCTGATAGCTGGGAAAAATGGGGTTCAGGTTTACAAACCTTCCACGGTCAAACTGGCAATATCATGTTCATCGGAGCGGATAGCAAAAACTATCAACACTTCTTCGATGAGATCAATGAATACGGTTGGGACTTAGGTGGCGCGGGTCCTTGCGTTCGTACTGGTATGTCTTGTGTGGGTGCGGCCCGTTGCGAAATGTCTAACTGCAATGAACAAGCCATTCACCGTCATTTATTAAATAACTTTACTGATGACGTACATCGTCCGGCTTTACCTTATAAGTTTAAATTTAAGGTTTCAGGTTGCCCGAACGATTGCCAAAACTCAATTGAGCGTGCTGACTTTGCCGTGATTGGCACTTGGCGTGATGATATGAAGATCAACCAAGAAGAAGTCAAAAACACCATCATGAAAAAGGCGGCTGAGATTGGCAAAGAAGGTGATCGTTCAGCAGGTCGTCAATACATGTTCGACAATGTGATTAGCCGTTGTCCTACAGGCGCGATTAAACTCAATGACGATGACACCATTACCGTCGATAACAGTAACTGTGTACGTTGCATGCACTGCCTAAACGTTATGCCTAAAGCGCTACAGGTAGGTGATGACAAAGGTGTCACCATTCTCATGGGCGGTAAGCGTACTCTGAAAATTGGTGACTTAATGGGTACGGTGGTAGTGCCTTTCATGAAGTTAGAAACCGAAGAAGATTACGAACGTATTGTAGAAATGGCACAAAACGTAATTGATTTCTGGGCTGAAAATGGTCTAGAGCATGAGCGTTGCGGTGAGATGATTGAGCGTATTGGTTTGGTTAACTTCTTAGAAGGTGTGGGTATTGACCCTGATCCTAATATGATCAAACAACCACGCAACGTGTCCTACGTCCGTATGGATGGTTGGGATGAGGCCGCTGAAGAGTGGTTTAATCGTAAGCGTGCGGAAAAGTCAGCAGCTTAA
- a CDS encoding TauD/TfdA family dioxygenase yields the protein MQAQYFLLENQDSYEQWRQQKLAAYPLDLTALMVTLTPNTAAYTAQIECLKQQTQRYNFALYRFAQPDQVTRYHLHQLAHALGLTDLHANLCADEDSLSAITQTQHEGQHDYIPYTNKALSWHTDGYYHPQDQVIHGMLLHCMQPAQSGGESHWLDHEIAYILLRDANPAYIKALIHPEALTIPANELKGEIIRPTSIGSVFSVHRGQLHMRYSARQRNIHWRNDPMTQEAVTYLNQLWAEDQSPYIVRHTLQAGEGLICNNILHNRNAFQDNPHQPRLLYRGRYLQRVALPQH from the coding sequence ATGCAAGCACAGTATTTTTTACTTGAGAATCAAGATAGTTATGAGCAATGGCGGCAGCAAAAATTAGCCGCTTATCCACTCGACTTGACCGCTTTAATGGTTACTTTAACACCCAATACCGCCGCTTATACTGCGCAAATTGAGTGCTTAAAACAGCAAACTCAGCGTTACAATTTCGCGCTTTATCGTTTTGCTCAGCCTGATCAGGTGACTAGGTATCATCTTCATCAACTCGCTCATGCCTTAGGTTTAACTGACTTACACGCGAATCTTTGTGCCGATGAGGATAGTTTATCGGCGATTACTCAGACCCAGCATGAGGGACAACACGACTATATCCCCTATACCAACAAGGCTTTAAGTTGGCATACCGATGGTTATTACCACCCTCAAGATCAAGTGATTCACGGTATGTTGTTACATTGTATGCAGCCTGCACAATCGGGGGGAGAAAGCCACTGGTTAGATCACGAGATTGCTTATATTTTATTACGTGATGCTAATCCGGCTTATATTAAAGCGCTCATACATCCTGAAGCGCTAACCATTCCGGCTAATGAGCTAAAAGGTGAGATTATTCGCCCTACCAGCATAGGCTCAGTCTTTAGTGTGCACCGAGGGCAATTACATATGCGCTACTCGGCTCGCCAACGTAATATTCACTGGCGTAATGATCCTATGACCCAAGAGGCGGTCACGTATCTAAATCAATTATGGGCAGAGGATCAATCACCTTATATAGTCCGACACACCCTGCAAGCCGGAGAAGGGTTGATCTGTAATAATATCCTGCATAATCGCAATGCTTTTCAGGATAACCCCCATCAACCGCGCTTATTATATCGTGGGCGCTATTTGCAGCGGGTGGCGCTACCACAACACTAA